A DNA window from Anastrepha obliqua isolate idAnaObli1 chromosome 5, idAnaObli1_1.0, whole genome shotgun sequence contains the following coding sequences:
- the LOC129248025 gene encoding peroxisomal acyl-coenzyme A oxidase 3: protein MSQIPDTSFIPDLPKGPLCRYRNRAKFDWKQLKLIFEREQDLRIKYKVWKILESDPLFSKPKTTLPADEQKHLCAMQVNRMPHLDLIPKEIEQKSFGEKTKYLMSINEALHTYCPSLSVKIALGVGLFNNAMRAMGTERHKKYYDAAWNRELITCLAITELAHGSNTKNIRTTATYDPSTQEFIINTPDFEAAKCWVGNLGKTATIAMTFANLYTADGENHGLHGFLIPIRDPNTLQAYPGVLVGDIGEKIGLNGIDNGFVMFSNYRIPRENLLNRTGDVTPEGVYESVFSEPGKVLGAALESFSAGRIGIMQESANTLASAAVIAVRYAALRKQFGPEKDGPEVAIIEYQLQQWRIFPYLAAAGVLKVAVAELTDIYLEIIERSQKDSNGFELLTQIVSEIHAVISSSKPLMTWTARDAIQEAREACGGHGYLKASKLGDLRNDHDPSVTYEGDNNVLGQQASNWLLRQWNGTIESPVGTANFLKNRGDILQHTYENILRESPIESMDFVLHCYEWMLCYLVDKTSKRVAQDIKAGAHRFDARNNSQVYGARDLSLAYAEYFALSRFRQRFRRLNVNTELSQVLELLFAVYSMWCIDRHMTTFYVGGFAKSASFAEAVRARLLSKCSELKESSVSVADALAPPDFALNSVIAKSDGLLYENLQSEFMTNKGAFERPSWWKDIIIPQVKSKL from the exons ATGAGCCAGATCCCGGATACTTCATTCATACCGGATCTTCCAAAAGGACCGCTGTGTAGATATCGCAATCGCGCCAAATTCGATTGGAAGCAGCTTAAATTGATATTTGAAAGAGAACAGGATTTGCGGATAAAG TATAAAGTATGGAAAATCCTAGAGAGCGATCCACTTTTTTCGAAGCCCAAGACTACACTGCCTGCCGATGAGCAGAAGCACCTCTGTGCTATGCAAGTAAATCGCATGCCACATCTAGATCTCATCCCGAAAGAGATCGAACAGAAGAGTTTCGGTGAGAAGACCAAATATTTGATGAGCATAAATGAGGCTTTACACACATACTGTCCGAGTTTGTCGGTAAAAATCGCCTTGGGTGTAGGACTCTTCAACAATGCAATGCGCGCTATGGGTACCGAACGCCATAAGAAGTATTACGATGCGGCTTGGAATCGTGAGCTGATAACATGTTTGGCTATTACCGAGTTGGCGCATGGTAGTAATACGAAAAACATACGCACAACTGCTACATACGATCCCAGCACACAGGAATTCATTATCAATACACCAGACTTTGAGGCGGCGAAATGCTGGGTTGGTAATTTGGGCAAAACAGCAACCATCGCCATGACGTTTGCCAATTTATATACGGCGGATGGTGAAAACCATGGACTGCACGGCTTTTTGATTCCAATACGCGACCCGAATACTCTGCAAGCATATCCAGGCGTGTTGGTTGGAGATATTGGCGAAAAGATTGGTCTAAATGGCATAGATAATGGTTTTGTAATGTTTTCGAATTACCGCATACCACGCGAAAATCTGCTCAACCGCACTGGTGATGTGACACCTGAGGGAGTGTACGAAAGCGTTTTTTCTGAGCCCGGTAAAGTGCTGGGTGCTGCCTTGGAATCCTTTTCTGCGGGTCGTATTGGAATCATGCAGGAATCAGCGAATACGCTTGCAAGCGCAGCCGTGATTGCAGTGCGATATGCCGCACTGAGAAAACAGTTTGGGCCTGAAAAAGACGGACCAGAAGTGGCGATCATAGAATATCAGCTTCAA CAATGGCGAATATTCCCCTATCTTGCGGCTGCTGGTGTACTGAAAGTTGCTGTGGCGGAGTTGACCGATATTTACCTCGAAATTATTGAAAGGTCGCAGAAGGATTCAAACGGATTTGAGTTGTTG ACCCAAATTGTTTCGGAAATTCACGCTGTTATTTCCTCTTCGAAACCACTGATGACATGGACAGCGAGAGATGCAATTCAGGAAGCGCGAGAAGCTTGTGGAGGTCATGGCTATTTGAAAGCCTCCAAGCTGGGCGATCTGCGCAACGATCACGATCCGAGTGTCACCTACGAAGGCGATAACAACGTGCTCGGCCAACAAGCTTCCAACTGGCTTCTGCGTCAATGGAACGGCACCATTGAAAGCCCAGTGGGCACtgcaaatttcttaaaaaatcgagGCGACATTCTCCAACACACCTACGAGAATATCTTGCGTGAAAGTCCAATCGAATCTATGGATT TTGTCCTTCATTGCTACGAATGGATGCTATGCTACCTAGTGGATAAGACGTCAAAACGCGTGGCCCAGGATATAAAAGCGGGCGCACACCGCTTCGATGCGCGCAACAATTCGCAGGTTTATGGTGCGCGGGACTTGTCGTTGGCCTATGCCGAATACTTTGCCTTGAGTCGTTTCAGGCAACGTTTTCGTCGATTGAACGTTAACACCGAACTATCACAGGTgctagaactccttttcgctgTCTACTCCATGTGGTGTATTGATCGTCACATGACCACGTTCTACGTGGGGGGATTTGCAAAATCGGCATCTTTTGCGGAAGCGGTACGTGCACGTTTGCTTTCTAAATGTAGCGAACTCAAGGAATCGTCAGTATCGGTGGCGGACGCTTTGGCACCACCCGATTTCGCATTGAATTCGGTCATTGCCAAATCCGATGGACTTTTGTACGAGAATCTACAAAGTGAATTTATGACCAATAAGGGCGCATTTGAGCGGCCTTCTTGGTGGAAAGATATTATTATTCCTCAAGTGAAGTCGAAGCTTTAA
- the LOC129247590 gene encoding peroxisomal acyl-coenzyme A oxidase 3-like produces the protein MTWTARDAIQEAREACGGHGYLKASKLGDLRNDHDPSVTYEGDNNVLGQQASNWLLRQWNGTIESPVGTANFLKNRGDILQHTYENILRESPIESMDFVLHCYEWMLCYLVDKTSKRVAQDIKAGAHRFDARNNSQVYGARDLSLAYAEYFALSRFRQRFRRLNVNTELSQVLELLFAVYSMWCIDRHMTTFYVGGFAKSASFAEAVRARLLSKCSELKESSVSVADALAPPDFALNSVIAKSDGLLYENLQSEFMTNKGAFERPSWWKDIIIPQVKSKL, from the exons ATGACATGGACAGCGAGAGATGCAATTCAGGAAGCGCGAGAAGCTTGTGGAGGTCATGGCTATTTGAAAGCCTCCAAGCTGGGCGATCTGCGCAACGATCACGATCCGAGTGTCACCTACGAAGGCGATAACAACGTGCTCGGCCAACAAGCTTCCAACTGGCTTCTGCGTCAATGGAACGGCACCATTGAAAGCCCAGTGGGCACtgcaaatttcttaaaaaatcgagGCGACATTCTCCAACACACCTACGAGAATATCTTGCGTGAAAGTCCAATCGAATCTATGGATT TTGTCCTTCATTGCTACGAATGGATGCTATGCTACCTAGTGGATAAGACGTCAAAACGCGTGGCCCAGGATATAAAAGCGGGCGCACACCGCTTCGATGCGCGCAACAATTCGCAGGTTTATGGTGCGCGGGACTTGTCGTTGGCCTATGCCGAATACTTTGCCTTGAGTCGTTTCAGGCAACGTTTTCGTCGATTGAACGTTAACACCGAACTATCACAGGTgctagaactccttttcgctgTCTACTCCATGTGGTGTATTGATCGTCACATGACCACGTTCTACGTGGGGGGATTTGCAAAATCGGCATCTTTTGCGGAAGCGGTACGTGCACGTTTGCTTTCTAAATGTAGCGAACTCAAGGAATCGTCAGTATCGGTGGCGGACGCTTTGGCACCACCCGATTTCGCATTGAATTCGGTCATTGCCAAATCCGATGGACTTTTGTACGAGAATCTACAAAGTGAATTTATGACCAATAAGGGCGCATTTGAGCGGCCTTCTTGGTGGAAAGATATTATTATTCCTCAAGTGAAGTCGAAGCTTTAA